One Chloroflexota bacterium DNA window includes the following coding sequences:
- a CDS encoding ABC transporter ATP-binding protein: MSELAIQTVDLLRRYGKYTAVNKLNLNITPGSIFGFLGPNGAGKTTTLRMLAGLLEPSSGQVFLHGQLIQKTSTAAAIVGYMPDFFGVYDDLRVWEYLDFYARCHGIEPAKRKSTVDGLLDLVDLSEKRNAFVQHLSRGMQQRLCLAHALVHDPKILLLDEPASGLDPQARVELRELLRTLRDMGKTIILSSHILNELEDICTDFGIMARGQLLAQGSLETLRQRSRPALQIKMLDDLERAMRLIAAQSGVLRVLEPAEATPMLIEVEFDGDEQQASQLLLNLARAELPIADFHREDDSLERLFLQLVNNHGLEERV, from the coding sequence ATGAGCGAATTAGCCATCCAAACTGTTGATCTGTTGCGGCGTTATGGCAAATACACTGCTGTCAACAAGCTTAATTTAAATATCACACCTGGCAGCATTTTTGGGTTTCTCGGCCCCAATGGGGCAGGCAAAACCACAACCTTGCGCATGCTAGCAGGCTTGCTTGAGCCCAGCAGCGGTCAGGTGTTTTTGCATGGCCAGCTAATTCAAAAAACCAGCACAGCAGCGGCAATCGTCGGCTATATGCCCGATTTCTTTGGGGTTTACGATGATCTGCGGGTCTGGGAATATCTCGATTTTTATGCCCGCTGCCATGGCATTGAGCCAGCCAAGCGCAAAAGCACGGTCGATGGCCTGCTCGATTTGGTTGATCTCAGCGAAAAGCGCAATGCGTTTGTGCAACATCTGAGCCGTGGCATGCAACAACGTTTATGTTTGGCCCATGCCTTGGTGCACGACCCCAAAATTTTATTGCTCGACGAACCGGCCAGCGGCCTCGACCCTCAAGCGCGGGTTGAGTTGCGCGAATTGCTGCGCACCCTGCGCGATATGGGCAAGACAATCATTCTTAGTTCGCATATTTTGAATGAGCTTGAAGATATTTGTACCGATTTTGGCATTATGGCCCGTGGGCAGTTGCTGGCGCAAGGGTCGCTTGAAACCTTACGGCAACGTAGCCGTCCGGCCCTGCAAATTAAAATGCTCGACGATCTTGAGCGGGCGATGCGCTTGATTGCTGCGCAATCGGGCGTTTTGCGGGTGCTCGAACCAGCCGAAGCCACGCCAATGCTGATCGAAGTGGAATTTGATGGTGACGAGCAGCAAGCGTCACAATTATTGCTCAATCTAGCGCGGGCCGAGCTACCAATTGCCGATTTTCATCGTGAAGACGATTCGCTGGAACGGCTGTTTTTGCAGCTTGTCAACAACCATGGTCTGGAGGAACGAGTATGA
- a CDS encoding carbohydrate ABC transporter permease produces MSSSMGIMSEVESRSRRGTIIRVVLGIMLALFSCGLLFPFIFTFTAGLKTSSEIYQPGLNLWPDVAHWENYREAWTRFNMPRMFLNTFAVTLGGVVGQLTVCSMAAYSLSRLKPIGQKVIMTMLFVSMAIPAIAYIIPLYTTLVKLPLLNISLLNSYWGLWLPYAANAFTIIVLKNFFEQIPQDIYDAAMVDGASPIRIFWSITLPLARPILLTLAVLTFISLWKDFLLPLLVLRDAKLQPVTVRLFALVKDFPKNLQMAASFTAMVPPLIAALLLQRFIKGGLTIGGSKG; encoded by the coding sequence ATGAGTTCAAGCATGGGCATTATGTCCGAGGTCGAGTCGCGTTCGCGGCGCGGCACTATCATTCGGGTTGTTTTAGGGATTATGCTGGCGCTATTTAGCTGTGGCTTGCTCTTCCCATTTATTTTTACCTTCACCGCTGGATTGAAAACCAGCAGCGAAATTTACCAGCCAGGCCTGAATTTGTGGCCTGATGTGGCCCACTGGGAGAATTATCGCGAGGCATGGACTCGTTTCAATATGCCGCGCATGTTTCTCAACACCTTTGCCGTGACCTTGGGTGGAGTGGTTGGTCAACTGACAGTCTGCTCGATGGCGGCCTATAGCCTTTCACGGCTCAAGCCAATTGGCCAAAAAGTGATCATGACAATGTTGTTTGTGAGTATGGCGATTCCAGCGATTGCCTATATCATTCCGTTGTATACCACCTTGGTCAAATTGCCCTTGCTCAATATCAGTTTGTTGAACAGCTACTGGGGTTTGTGGTTGCCTTATGCCGCCAATGCCTTCACGATTATCGTGCTCAAAAACTTCTTCGAGCAAATTCCCCAAGATATTTATGATGCGGCGATGGTCGATGGCGCTTCACCAATTAGGATTTTTTGGAGCATTACCTTGCCACTGGCCCGACCAATTCTGCTGACCTTGGCAGTGTTGACCTTCATTAGCCTCTGGAAAGATTTCTTGTTACCATTGTTGGTGTTACGCGATGCCAAATTGCAACCAGTGACGGTACGCCTGTTCGCCTTGGTCAAGGATTTTCCCAAGAATTTGCAAATGGCGGCCTCGTTCACCGCGATGGTACCACCGTTGATCGCGGCGCTGTTGCTGCAACGCTTTATCAAAGGTGGCTTGACAATTGGCGGTAGCAAAGGCTAG
- a CDS encoding right-handed parallel beta-helix repeat-containing protein, giving the protein MSILTRLRQQKLLLMLLLLGIIGVLITRSWPVIGDQSPLAVSTAGVPAPTNQLITATSVTPPQRGANVPWQEYEAEHGTGKATILGPSREFGSLAAESSGRQSVELKQTGQYIQITTTAAANSIVMRYAIPDAPQGGGISATLSLYIDDVFRQKLPLTSRFAWVYGGATATDNHPESGGGHAFFDEVRALVGEIPAGSRLKLQKDPDDQADFYVIDLIDLELVGPALKQPASFISLTDDCGAIADDQRDDRAAFEACIGQAQAAGQGLWIPAGNFDLLSPASQRMGMPVADLTIRGAGMWYSQLRGPWARFYCTGDRCRFHDLAIIGETQTRQDSNPENAFNGGAGKDSLLENVWVEHTKVGWWVGEGDKNVTDGLVIRNSRFRNLFADGVNLCNGSSNSVVENSHFRNTGDDALASWSPAFEGGLNTNNIFRFNTIQLPWRANCLAVYGGKDIQIEDNLCADVVTYPGILIAQQFKSHPFSGTIQIERNSLIRAGGSMWNQEHGAFKLHAAEGVVQGVVVNDLLIDSPTYAGIHLQGSAKLQAITLHNITITNPATAGILLSTSAQGHAEFSNVTVVNPGQTGLISNPLPGQFTLTKGTGNRGW; this is encoded by the coding sequence GTGAGCATCCTTACGAGGTTGCGCCAACAAAAGCTCCTGCTGATGCTCCTACTCCTTGGGATCATTGGTGTGCTGATCACGCGATCATGGCCTGTCATCGGCGATCAATCGCCCCTCGCAGTCAGCACTGCAGGTGTGCCAGCCCCAACCAATCAGCTGATTACTGCGACCAGCGTTACGCCACCCCAACGTGGAGCTAACGTGCCATGGCAAGAATATGAGGCTGAACATGGCACAGGCAAGGCCACAATCCTTGGCCCCAGCCGTGAGTTTGGTAGTTTGGCAGCAGAATCATCGGGTCGGCAAAGCGTTGAACTGAAACAAACTGGTCAGTATATTCAAATTACCACGACCGCAGCGGCAAATTCAATCGTGATGCGCTACGCAATTCCCGATGCGCCCCAAGGCGGCGGCATTAGTGCTACGTTGAGTTTGTACATTGATGATGTATTTCGCCAAAAATTGCCGTTGACATCGCGCTTTGCGTGGGTGTATGGCGGAGCGACTGCCACCGATAATCATCCCGAATCGGGTGGTGGGCATGCCTTTTTCGATGAAGTACGGGCTTTGGTTGGCGAAATTCCCGCTGGTTCACGCTTGAAATTACAAAAAGATCCTGATGACCAGGCCGATTTTTATGTGATCGATCTGATTGATCTTGAGTTGGTTGGCCCTGCGCTTAAGCAACCAGCTAGTTTTATCTCGCTAACCGACGATTGTGGCGCGATTGCCGATGATCAACGTGATGATCGCGCTGCCTTCGAGGCCTGTATTGGTCAAGCTCAAGCTGCTGGCCAAGGGCTATGGATTCCTGCTGGAAATTTTGATTTGCTTTCGCCAGCCAGCCAGCGCATGGGCATGCCCGTCGCCGATCTAACGATTCGCGGGGCTGGCATGTGGTATTCGCAGTTGCGTGGGCCATGGGCTAGGTTTTATTGCACTGGTGATCGTTGTCGCTTTCACGATTTGGCGATTATTGGTGAAACCCAAACCCGCCAAGATTCCAACCCTGAAAATGCCTTCAACGGTGGTGCGGGCAAAGATTCGCTGTTGGAAAACGTGTGGGTTGAGCATACCAAAGTTGGCTGGTGGGTTGGCGAGGGCGACAAAAACGTTACCGATGGGTTGGTGATTCGCAACAGTCGTTTTCGCAACCTCTTTGCCGATGGGGTCAACCTATGCAACGGCAGCAGCAACTCAGTGGTTGAGAACTCACATTTTCGCAATACTGGCGACGATGCCTTGGCCTCGTGGTCGCCAGCCTTCGAAGGCGGCCTCAATACCAACAACATTTTTCGTTTCAACACCATTCAACTGCCATGGCGAGCTAATTGTTTGGCAGTCTATGGTGGTAAAGATATTCAAATCGAAGATAACCTTTGTGCCGATGTGGTGACCTACCCTGGGATTTTGATTGCCCAGCAATTCAAGTCGCATCCATTTTCAGGCACAATCCAAATCGAACGTAATTCATTAATTCGGGCTGGTGGATCGATGTGGAATCAAGAGCATGGCGCATTCAAACTGCACGCTGCTGAGGGTGTAGTGCAAGGTGTCGTCGTCAATGATTTGCTGATTGATAGCCCAACCTATGCTGGCATTCATTTGCAGGGTTCGGCCAAACTTCAGGCGATCACCCTGCACAATATTACCATCACTAATCCTGCTACTGCTGGAATTTTGTTGAGCACCAGTGCTCAAGGGCATGCCGAGTTTAGCAATGTAACGGTGGTCAATCCAGGCCAAACTGGGCTGATTTCCAACCCATTGCCTGGGCAATTCACCCTCACCAAAGGTACAGGCAATCGTGGCTGGTAG
- a CDS encoding glycoside hydrolase family 31 protein: MPIFSQSLSVLQSYDHGAQSLILDYGGAKVAISMLTETIIRVRLAPDGRFAKRRSWAVVTPDHAFTPVDTTLSETEHGLVLRTAKLMLKIERNTGRIAFYSSADQPFGGDAEGFSWSSQHSSITCRKQLHPQEYFYGFGERSGQLNQRGLTRTNWTTDQHRYGPGTDPLYIAIPSFLALRQGLTYGVFLNNTWHSRFDLGVEDPATWSMTVDGGELDYYLCFGPTPAEVLQSFGRLLGTTPLPPRWALGYHQSRWGYNSAEQIRQIAQAFRQRQLPCDVIHLDIDHMDGYRDFTWNPERFADPAAMVQDLAEQQLRLVNIVDPGVKIDPEYAVYQSGLEHDSFIRRANGEIFHGYVWPDDSVFPDFSRPEVRAWWATMQRRLIDIGISGIWNDMNEPTVFTMPFSQGGSTPQPIELEAIQGPAAERTTHAEMHNLYALGMAQAAYAGIREVTDQRPFVLTRSGYAGIQRWSACWMGDNASRWEHLELAISQLVNMGLSGVPFVGTDVGGFFDNASPELFARWMQFGILMPFCRGHSHTDTAPHEPWQFGAEVEAICRNYLQLRYQLLPYLYTLFWQSSQDGAPILRPLFYEFPNDPATYQLHDQVMLGSALLAAPIYQPGKTQRHVYLPAGQWYDWWTNELIEGPTHVLAQAPLERMPLYVRAGTILPLGSASSQHTGQVAESLSLECYPGNGSFSLYEDDGLSFAYQQGQSAVINYQISREHQTLTIRSSWREGDFTPAPRNIQLRIHGISAASAATLAGANYDSAQRVATLSLATDEHLHLQIQLD, from the coding sequence ATGCCTATTTTTTCGCAATCGTTAAGTGTGTTGCAATCGTATGATCACGGTGCGCAAAGCTTGATACTTGATTATGGTGGCGCAAAAGTCGCCATCAGCATGCTGACTGAAACGATTATTCGGGTGCGATTGGCTCCTGATGGTCGTTTTGCCAAGCGCCGTTCGTGGGCGGTGGTTACGCCCGATCACGCTTTTACTCCGGTTGATACCACGCTCAGCGAAACCGAGCATGGTTTGGTGCTGCGCACTGCCAAGTTGATGCTGAAAATTGAGCGCAATACAGGTCGCATTGCTTTTTATAGCAGCGCCGATCAGCCGTTTGGTGGCGATGCTGAAGGATTCAGCTGGTCGTCACAACATAGTTCAATCACTTGCCGTAAGCAATTGCACCCCCAAGAATATTTCTATGGTTTTGGCGAACGCTCAGGCCAGCTCAACCAGCGTGGTCTAACCCGCACCAACTGGACGACCGATCAGCATCGTTATGGGCCTGGTACCGATCCCTTGTATATTGCAATTCCTAGTTTTCTGGCGTTGCGCCAAGGCTTAACCTATGGGGTATTTTTGAATAATACGTGGCATAGCCGTTTTGATCTTGGGGTAGAAGACCCTGCAACTTGGAGCATGACGGTTGATGGCGGCGAGTTGGATTATTACCTTTGTTTTGGACCAACTCCCGCCGAAGTTTTACAGAGCTTTGGGCGTTTGCTTGGCACAACTCCCTTGCCACCACGCTGGGCGCTAGGCTACCATCAAAGCCGTTGGGGCTACAACTCGGCTGAGCAAATTCGCCAAATTGCCCAAGCATTTCGCCAACGCCAACTCCCCTGCGATGTCATTCACCTTGATATTGACCATATGGATGGCTATCGCGATTTTACCTGGAATCCTGAGCGTTTCGCTGATCCGGCGGCAATGGTGCAGGATTTAGCTGAACAACAGCTTCGTTTGGTCAATATCGTCGATCCTGGCGTTAAAATCGACCCTGAGTATGCAGTTTATCAATCGGGGTTAGAGCACGACAGTTTTATTCGGCGGGCCAATGGCGAGATTTTTCATGGCTATGTTTGGCCCGATGATTCAGTCTTCCCTGATTTTAGCCGCCCTGAGGTACGCGCTTGGTGGGCAACTATGCAACGCCGCCTAATCGACATTGGTATCAGTGGCATTTGGAATGATATGAACGAGCCGACGGTCTTTACCATGCCATTTAGCCAAGGTGGCAGCACGCCTCAGCCAATTGAGCTTGAGGCAATTCAAGGCCCAGCCGCCGAGCGTACAACCCACGCCGAAATGCATAATCTGTATGCTTTGGGCATGGCTCAAGCAGCCTATGCTGGCATTCGCGAGGTTACAGACCAACGCCCATTTGTACTCACTCGCTCGGGCTATGCCGGAATTCAACGCTGGAGCGCTTGCTGGATGGGCGATAATGCCTCGCGCTGGGAACATTTGGAGCTGGCAATTTCGCAATTAGTTAATATGGGACTTTCGGGTGTGCCATTTGTTGGCACCGATGTTGGCGGCTTTTTTGATAACGCCAGCCCTGAATTATTTGCTCGCTGGATGCAATTTGGCATTTTGATGCCCTTCTGTCGCGGCCACTCGCACACTGACACCGCGCCGCATGAGCCCTGGCAATTCGGTGCTGAAGTCGAGGCAATTTGTCGCAACTATTTGCAGTTGCGCTATCAATTATTGCCCTATTTGTACACGCTCTTTTGGCAAAGTTCGCAGGATGGTGCGCCAATTCTGCGGCCATTATTCTATGAGTTTCCCAATGATCCTGCTACCTATCAATTGCATGATCAGGTAATGCTTGGTTCGGCGCTCTTGGCAGCTCCGATCTATCAGCCTGGTAAAACCCAACGCCATGTCTATTTGCCAGCTGGCCAGTGGTACGATTGGTGGACGAACGAACTGATCGAAGGCCCAACGCATGTCTTGGCGCAAGCACCGCTTGAGCGCATGCCATTATACGTTCGGGCTGGCACAATCTTGCCGCTTGGCTCGGCCAGCAGTCAACACACGGGCCAAGTCGCCGAGAGCCTAAGCTTAGAATGCTATCCTGGCAATGGTTCGTTTAGCCTATACGAAGACGATGGCTTAAGTTTCGCTTATCAACAAGGCCAATCGGCGGTGATTAATTATCAAATTAGCCGCGAGCACCAAACGCTGACGATTCGTAGTTCTTGGCGTGAGGGTGATTTCACGCCTGCCCCGCGTAATATCCAGCTGCGGATTCATGGCATCAGCGCCGCCAGTGCTGCTACGCTTGCTGGCGCAAACTATGATTCAGCCCAGCGGGTAGCCACCCTGAGCCTCGCAACCGATGAGCATTTGCATTTACAAATTCAGCTTGATTAA
- a CDS encoding LacI family DNA-binding transcriptional regulator, whose translation MSNLKQLAEITELPMLTVYQALDGVAHITPAVREQVYAAAAKLNYSLNITIRDVAALAGVSIGTVSHVLNGSTRTKSTTRQRVMQAITELNYRPNSIARGLKSNHTRLIGYGWHKTEDPSRPNALLDRFLYEMAQAAEAWGYHILTFAQPHPASTKPYAELMQIGRIDGLVLSDISYNDPRINYLLKTDLPFVSFGRANSDWNFPAVDVDSKLGMKLAVEHLIARGHEQIGLLCWPEGMRIGDERLQGYYAAFEAAGLTIDHRSIRHIPNAVDAAFAATQELLNQQPRITALACANDVMAFGAKRYLDLAGLQVGVDLALTGYDDSPIAELLELTSVRQPIDMVAAKVIELLIGEIEATPIARQQIVLEPTLIVRASSRKQR comes from the coding sequence ATGTCGAATCTTAAACAACTTGCCGAAATAACTGAACTGCCGATGTTAACGGTCTATCAGGCGCTCGATGGAGTGGCTCACATCACGCCAGCAGTCCGTGAACAAGTGTATGCGGCGGCGGCCAAGCTCAACTATAGCCTCAACATTACGATTCGCGATGTTGCGGCGCTGGCGGGGGTTTCGATTGGAACGGTTTCCCATGTGCTCAATGGCAGTACCCGCACCAAATCAACCACCCGCCAACGGGTTATGCAAGCAATCACCGAGCTGAATTATCGACCCAACAGCATTGCGCGTGGCCTGAAATCCAACCATACACGCTTGATTGGCTATGGTTGGCATAAAACCGAAGATCCCAGCCGCCCCAATGCCCTGCTTGATCGCTTTTTATATGAGATGGCGCAGGCTGCTGAGGCATGGGGCTACCATATTTTGACCTTTGCCCAGCCGCACCCTGCCAGCACCAAACCCTATGCCGAGCTGATGCAAATTGGGCGAATCGATGGCTTGGTGCTGAGCGACATTAGCTATAACGATCCACGAATTAACTATCTGCTCAAAACCGATTTGCCGTTTGTGAGCTTTGGCCGCGCCAACAGCGATTGGAATTTTCCAGCGGTCGATGTTGATAGCAAACTCGGCATGAAATTGGCGGTTGAGCACTTAATTGCTCGGGGCCATGAGCAAATTGGCTTATTGTGCTGGCCCGAAGGCATGCGCATCGGCGATGAGCGCTTACAAGGCTATTATGCAGCCTTCGAGGCAGCTGGATTAACCATCGATCACCGCAGCATTCGGCATATTCCCAATGCGGTCGATGCAGCCTTTGCGGCCACCCAAGAACTGCTCAATCAACAGCCACGCATCACGGCTCTGGCTTGCGCCAACGATGTGATGGCCTTTGGAGCCAAGCGCTATCTTGATTTGGCAGGCTTGCAAGTTGGGGTAGATTTAGCCTTGACAGGCTATGATGATTCGCCGATTGCTGAACTGCTGGAACTAACCTCGGTGCGCCAGCCAATTGATATGGTCGCAGCCAAAGTGATTGAGCTATTAATTGGTGAGATTGAAGCTACGCCGATCGCCCGCCAACAGATTGTGCTTGAGCCAACCCTAATTGTACGAGCCAGCAGCCGCAAACAGCGTTAA
- a CDS encoding sugar ABC transporter permease, with protein sequence MKVAQSKLIAAKSTGRLRPRIQWRNQFYAYLFLLPALLIFLYFTWYPMVTAVMYSFQKVKLNGNSTWIGFDNYQRMFSNPLFYTAWRNVFHFTILSLLMGFVVPIIIALMINELRRLGGLYSVLAYLPTLIPATVGLLVWRQLYAPEGGFLNNILAKFGIAPQLWLQNPDLVKPAMIVIMTWAGVGGTILIYLAALREIPQELYEAAQLDGFSLFDRIMYIALPLISSRMLMLLMLQVIAVVQVFSEPFLLTEGGPANSTVTPVLESYRIAFARNDFGLASAWSVSLLVVLSLFSVVYVWLSMRQPTHAD encoded by the coding sequence ATGAAGGTTGCCCAATCAAAGCTGATTGCAGCCAAAAGCACTGGGCGGTTAAGGCCACGCATTCAGTGGCGCAATCAATTTTATGCCTATCTTTTTCTCTTGCCTGCGCTGCTGATTTTCCTCTACTTTACGTGGTATCCAATGGTTACGGCGGTGATGTATAGCTTCCAAAAAGTTAAGCTCAACGGCAATTCAACCTGGATCGGCTTTGATAACTACCAGCGGATGTTTAGCAATCCGCTGTTTTATACTGCTTGGCGCAATGTGTTTCACTTTACAATCTTGAGTTTGTTAATGGGCTTTGTGGTGCCAATTATCATCGCCCTGATGATCAACGAACTACGCCGTTTGGGTGGTTTGTATAGTGTTTTGGCCTATCTACCAACCCTAATTCCAGCCACAGTTGGTTTGCTGGTTTGGCGGCAGCTATACGCGCCAGAGGGTGGTTTTCTCAATAATATCCTCGCCAAATTTGGCATCGCGCCGCAACTCTGGCTGCAAAATCCCGATCTGGTTAAGCCTGCCATGATTGTAATTATGACCTGGGCTGGGGTTGGTGGCACAATCTTGATCTACCTTGCGGCGTTACGTGAAATTCCTCAAGAACTCTATGAGGCGGCACAGCTTGATGGTTTTTCGCTATTTGATCGAATTATGTACATCGCTTTGCCCTTGATTTCCTCGCGCATGTTGATGTTGCTGATGCTACAAGTGATTGCGGTGGTACAGGTTTTCTCCGAGCCATTTTTATTAACCGAAGGAGGCCCTGCCAATAGCACGGTTACGCCTGTGCTTGAAAGCTACCGCATCGCCTTTGCCCGCAACGATTTTGGCCTCGCCTCGGCTTGGAGCGTTTCGCTGTTGGTCGTGCTTTCGCTCTTTTCGGTGGTGTATGTTTGGCTCTCGATGCGTCAACCAACACATGCCGATTAA
- a CDS encoding ABC transporter permease encodes MSNRAISRRWSLQPNPIVVKELRSRMRGGRAFILLTGFLMGLGLVGYGLFLRATSGQATGMPIFSAQIGQTLFAGLAFMLLFLVILIAPAVTVGAISSERERLTYEMLIATNLPSHRLLWGKLISALSYIALLLLAAIPLGSIVFLFGGITLRHVLQAAAIIVLSAITSAMLGIWASAMTGKTGRAAVVSYVIIGLVLGGFLSGAEIWTNRTSDPVPTGLLAPNPISALASSIGTLSGPSNGGMITTMRAFEAVPMAAGGGGWWPGMNSFSGGLNFPGWQTFSIGIYPVADQFGPDGMPIIAEPRSVWRTTLIILIMACLVFFWMALHAVKPRRRWWPTWGDLAMLSVTSLSLLGLGAWIGWWF; translated from the coding sequence ATGAGCAATCGTGCAATCAGCCGTCGTTGGAGCTTACAACCCAACCCTATCGTGGTCAAAGAGTTGCGTTCGCGCATGCGCGGTGGCCGAGCGTTTATCTTGCTCACCGGCTTTTTGATGGGCTTAGGCTTGGTTGGCTATGGCTTGTTTTTGCGGGCAACCAGCGGCCAAGCAACGGGCATGCCGATCTTCAGCGCCCAAATTGGCCAAACCTTGTTTGCAGGTTTAGCCTTTATGTTGCTGTTTTTGGTCATTTTAATTGCCCCAGCAGTCACAGTTGGAGCCATCAGCAGCGAGCGCGAACGCCTAACCTATGAAATGTTGATCGCCACAAATCTGCCATCACATCGCTTGCTGTGGGGCAAATTGATCTCAGCGCTTTCGTATATTGCGCTCTTGTTGCTGGCGGCAATTCCACTGGGCAGTATCGTCTTTTTATTTGGTGGAATTACGCTGCGCCATGTGTTACAAGCAGCAGCGATTATTGTGTTAAGCGCGATCACCAGCGCCATGCTTGGCATTTGGGCCTCGGCCATGACTGGTAAAACCGGACGCGCAGCAGTGGTAAGTTACGTGATTATTGGCTTGGTGTTAGGTGGATTTTTGTCCGGAGCTGAAATCTGGACCAATCGCACCAGCGATCCTGTGCCAACTGGCCTCTTAGCCCCCAACCCAATCAGCGCCTTGGCCTCAAGCATTGGCACCTTGTCGGGGCCAAGCAATGGCGGGATGATTACCACCATGCGAGCATTTGAAGCTGTACCAATGGCGGCTGGTGGCGGCGGTTGGTGGCCTGGAATGAATTCGTTTAGTGGTGGCTTAAATTTCCCAGGCTGGCAAACTTTTTCGATTGGAATTTACCCGGTAGCTGATCAATTTGGGCCTGATGGCATGCCAATTATTGCCGAACCACGTTCGGTTTGGCGCACAACATTAATTATTTTGATTATGGCATGTTTGGTGTTCTTCTGGATGGCGCTGCATGCGGTCAAACCACGCCGCCGTTGGTGGCCAACTTGGGGCGATTTGGCGATGCTTTCGGTAACCTCGTTGAGTTTGCTTGGCCTTGGTGCTTGGATTGGCTGGTGGTTTTAG
- a CDS encoding extracellular solute-binding protein, producing the protein MKLRSFRVLFVFNLLIALILTACGGEATPTTSPTDAPAAAPTATTAAETLATATPEAAAAATATTAESQPTTAPAANTASLPAVIAMPEQIAGGRPVEITVVGMPPESQPTTLATWKEQVARFQQVYPNVTIIGSDYAYAPDTFAALVAGNQVPTLFEVYLTDVTKVVEQEIASDLTSVFSASKLDALFNPNILAIASKDGKIYGIPRFAYAMGLGYNIDMLKAAGFDAPPTSWEELATMAKTLTNRDTNVAGFSFITDGGNATGWQVTTMAYTFGAKQADLVKTNSDGTYSAGFATGAPVDTLNYIKELRWNYDVLPRENLDWARNGEALATDRAALVVMAGDQFNWMRTTFPDVDLNKFGFAPLPVGPNAKSVSLVGGNIAMVNATADDDQKEAAAYFRLWTQFDPAEIQIGYDLSAKDPQYVIGAPVLPLYVGDYQTALDTLQAKYANLPVENYQLFRDAVTSGKVALELEPAIAGQEYYGAMGAVVSSILTDQAIDPAANVTEAATVFQQNVLDQLK; encoded by the coding sequence ATGAAACTTCGATCATTTCGCGTGTTGTTTGTGTTCAACCTGTTGATCGCGTTGATCTTGACGGCTTGTGGTGGTGAAGCAACCCCTACAACCAGCCCAACCGATGCGCCTGCTGCTGCACCAACCGCAACCACAGCCGCTGAAACTTTAGCTACCGCCACACCTGAAGCGGCTGCCGCTGCAACCGCAACTACCGCAGAAAGCCAACCAACGACTGCTCCTGCTGCTAACACTGCCAGCTTGCCCGCAGTAATCGCCATGCCTGAGCAAATTGCTGGCGGTCGGCCAGTTGAAATCACCGTCGTTGGTATGCCGCCCGAATCGCAGCCAACCACCTTGGCAACCTGGAAAGAGCAAGTTGCTCGATTCCAACAGGTCTACCCAAATGTGACGATTATTGGCAGCGATTATGCCTATGCCCCCGATACCTTCGCTGCCTTGGTTGCTGGCAATCAAGTGCCAACCCTATTTGAAGTCTATTTGACCGATGTGACCAAAGTTGTGGAACAAGAAATTGCCAGTGATTTGACTAGCGTCTTCAGTGCGAGCAAACTTGATGCGTTGTTCAACCCCAATATTTTGGCAATCGCCTCAAAAGATGGCAAAATTTATGGGATTCCACGCTTTGCCTATGCGATGGGTTTGGGCTATAACATCGATATGCTCAAAGCTGCTGGCTTCGATGCCCCGCCAACCAGTTGGGAAGAATTGGCAACCATGGCCAAAACCTTGACCAATCGCGATACCAACGTAGCTGGTTTCTCGTTTATCACTGATGGCGGTAACGCCACTGGCTGGCAAGTAACTACCATGGCCTATACCTTCGGCGCAAAACAGGCCGATTTGGTCAAAACCAACAGTGATGGCACCTACAGTGCCGGCTTTGCTACCGGCGCTCCGGTCGATACCCTGAACTACATCAAAGAATTGCGCTGGAATTACGATGTGTTGCCACGCGAAAACCTCGACTGGGCACGCAATGGCGAAGCTTTGGCAACCGACCGCGCTGCCTTGGTAGTGATGGCAGGCGACCAATTTAATTGGATGCGTACTACCTTCCCTGATGTTGATCTGAATAAATTTGGCTTTGCTCCGTTGCCAGTTGGCCCCAATGCCAAGAGCGTTTCGCTGGTTGGTGGCAACATCGCCATGGTCAACGCAACTGCCGATGACGATCAAAAAGAAGCTGCGGCCTATTTCCGCCTCTGGACGCAATTCGACCCCGCCGAAATTCAAATTGGCTACGATTTGAGCGCCAAAGATCCACAATATGTGATTGGCGCACCAGTCTTGCCTTTGTATGTTGGCGATTATCAAACGGCGCTTGATACGCTACAAGCCAAATATGCCAACCTACCCGTCGAAAACTATCAACTCTTCCGCGATGCCGTAACCTCAGGCAAGGTTGCCTTGGAGCTTGAGCCAGCGATTGCCGGCCAAGAATACTATGGCGCAATGGGCGCGGTTGTCAGCAGCATTCTGACTGATCAAGCAATTGATCCGGCGGCCAATGTGACTGAAGCAGCAACCGTCTTCCAACAAAACGTACTTGATCAACTGAAATAA